One Amycolatopsis sp. NBC_00355 genomic window carries:
- a CDS encoding solute symporter family protein produces the protein MNLAAGVEGSNSTLNIIIFLVFVAITLVIVFRASRNTKTASDYYAAGRAFTGPQNGIAISGDYLSAASFLGIAGAIAVNGYDGFLYSIGFLVAWLVALLLVAELLRNTGKFTMGDVLAFRMKQRPVRAAAAVSTLAVSFFYLLAQMAGAGGLVNLLLGIDSELGQDLVIAVVGVIMILYVLIGGMKGTTWVQIIKAALLIIGAFAMTLWVLGKYGFNLSDLFQAAVDKGGKGGAALLDPGKQYGKNGTTKLDFLSLGVALVLGTAGLPHVLMRFYTVPTAKDARRSVVWAIVLIGIFYLFTLVLGYGAGAIVGPEKIAKAPGTTNSAAPLLALELGGPVLLGFISAVAFATILAVVAGLTITASASFAHDVYANVIKKGAVSTGGEVRVARITALVIGALAILGGILAKTQNVAFLVALAFAVAASANLPTILYSLFWKRFNTQGALWSIYGGLVVTIVLIVFSPAVSGKPVDAKTGKSASMLQGVDFHWFPLDNPGLFSIPIAFFLGWLGTVLSKEHNKKKYAEMEVRALTGAGAEKAVSH, from the coding sequence ATGAACCTCGCCGCGGGCGTGGAGGGTTCCAACTCCACCCTCAACATCATCATCTTCCTGGTCTTCGTCGCGATCACGCTGGTGATCGTGTTCCGGGCCAGCCGCAACACCAAGACGGCGTCCGACTACTACGCCGCCGGGCGAGCGTTCACCGGCCCGCAGAACGGCATCGCGATTTCCGGTGACTATCTTTCGGCGGCGTCGTTCCTCGGCATCGCGGGCGCGATCGCGGTCAACGGCTACGACGGTTTCCTCTATTCGATCGGCTTCCTGGTCGCCTGGCTCGTCGCGCTGCTGCTGGTCGCGGAACTGCTGCGCAACACCGGCAAGTTCACGATGGGCGACGTGCTCGCGTTCCGGATGAAACAACGTCCGGTGCGCGCCGCGGCGGCCGTCTCGACGCTGGCCGTCTCGTTCTTCTACCTGCTCGCGCAGATGGCGGGCGCGGGTGGTCTGGTCAACCTGCTGCTCGGCATCGACAGCGAGCTCGGGCAGGACCTGGTGATCGCCGTGGTCGGCGTGATCATGATCCTGTACGTCTTGATCGGCGGCATGAAGGGCACCACCTGGGTGCAGATCATCAAGGCCGCGCTGCTGATCATCGGCGCGTTCGCGATGACGTTGTGGGTGCTGGGGAAGTACGGCTTCAACCTGTCCGACCTGTTCCAGGCCGCCGTCGACAAGGGCGGCAAGGGCGGCGCGGCGTTGCTCGACCCGGGCAAGCAGTACGGCAAGAACGGCACGACGAAGCTGGACTTCCTGTCGCTCGGCGTCGCGCTGGTGCTGGGCACGGCCGGCCTGCCGCACGTCCTGATGCGCTTCTACACCGTCCCCACGGCCAAGGACGCGCGGCGCTCGGTGGTCTGGGCCATCGTGCTGATCGGCATCTTCTACCTGTTCACGCTGGTGCTGGGCTACGGCGCGGGCGCGATCGTCGGGCCGGAGAAGATCGCGAAGGCTCCCGGCACGACGAACTCCGCGGCGCCGCTGCTGGCGCTGGAACTGGGCGGCCCGGTGCTGCTCGGATTCATCTCCGCGGTCGCGTTCGCCACGATCCTCGCGGTGGTGGCCGGCCTGACGATCACGGCGTCGGCGTCCTTCGCGCACGACGTCTACGCCAACGTGATCAAGAAGGGTGCGGTCTCCACGGGCGGCGAGGTCCGGGTCGCCCGGATCACCGCGCTGGTGATCGGCGCGCTCGCGATCCTCGGCGGCATCCTGGCGAAGACGCAGAACGTCGCGTTCCTCGTGGCGCTGGCGTTCGCGGTGGCGGCGTCGGCGAACCTGCCGACGATCCTCTACTCGCTGTTCTGGAAGCGGTTCAACACCCAGGGCGCGCTGTGGTCGATCTACGGCGGGCTGGTCGTGACGATCGTGCTGATCGTGTTCTCGCCGGCGGTCTCCGGGAAGCCGGTGGACGCCAAGACCGGCAAGAGCGCGTCGATGCTCCAGGGCGTCGACTTCCACTGGTTCCCGCTCGACAACCCGGGCCTGTTCTCGATCCCGATCGCGTTCTTCCTCGGCTGGCTGGGCACCGTCCTGTCGAAGGAACACAACAAGAAGAAGTACGCCGAGATGGAGGTCCGGGCCCTGACGGGCGCGGGCGCCGAAAAAGCCGTCTCGCACTAG